The Eriocheir sinensis breed Jianghai 21 chromosome 9, ASM2467909v1, whole genome shotgun sequence genomic sequence TCAAATAGTCAAGTCATAGTAATAGTCAAATAGTCGTCACAGTAATAGTGAAATAGTCAAGTCATAGTAATAGTCAAATAGTCAAGTAAGTCATAGTAATAGTCAAATAGTCAAGTAAGTCATAGTAATAGTCAAATAATCGAGTAATAGTCAGTAAGGAAGGCCGTGACTAGAAAGCAAGGCCGCCCGTCTGTCAAACACGCCCCCTTATGACGAGcggcctgccctgccctgccctccccgCCCCCTGTGGCCGCCTCTGAGGGCACCACCACGCCCCCGCACCCTCAGATCCCCTGCTGCGCcttaataacaaaaaaacaagctCCATAACAAGGCCCACCTGCTCAAGCTCCTGGATGTACTGGTTCAGCATCCTCCTCCCGCTGCCAGGCTCGGGGTGGGTCGCTTGGCCGCCGCTGCTCCCCTCCACACGTCACCCCACAGAGCACGGCAGGGGAGGCTCACCCGTTTAtcactgctttccttcttttagcTTTCCTGTAGCACCACCCAGGGAATACTACAAATTTAtcactgtttttccttcttttagctTTCCTGTAGCACCATGAAGGGAATACTCAATCTTTAtcagttttttccttcttttagctTTCCTGTAGCACCATGAAGGGAATACTCAATCTTTAtcactgttttttccttcttttagctTTCCTGTAGCACCACCCAGGGAATACTAAAAATTTAtcactgtttttccttcttttagctTTCCTGTAGCACCATGAAGGGAATACTCAATCTTTAtcactgttttttccttcttttagctTTCCTGTAGCACCATGAAGGGAATACTCAATCTTTAtcactgtttttccttcttttagctTTCCTGTAGCACCATGAAGGGAATACTCAATCTTTAtcactgtttttccttcttttagctTTCCTGTAGCACCATGAAGGGAATACTCAATCTTTAtcactgtttttccttcttcatagCTTTCCTGTAGCACCATGCAGTGAATACTCAATCTTTAtcactgttttttccttcttttagctTTCCTGTAGCACCATGCAGTGAATACTCAATCTTTAtcactgttttttccttcttttagctTTCCTGTAGCACCATGAAGGGAATACTCAATCTTTATCACTGTTTTTTTTAGCTTTCCTGTAGCACCATGAAGGGAATACTCAATCTTTAtcactgtttttccttcttttagctTTCCTGTAGCACCATGAAGGGAATACTCAATCTTTATCACTGTTTTTCATTTTATAATTCATGTATACCGCAATCATCAGCCTGAATACTAGCTCAATCTTTAtcactgtttttttcttcttttagctttcctgtaggggagagcggtgatgattcggacagtgtaTGGGATTGAGTGctgcgagattttgtgtgaatgtacaaaactttgttgcctttgcccacaaagggacaaccacgccctcagagctgttgttttcgatgcaagtcctattttatgttttttttgcatctcgtatgtaatattttcagtgtgtatcgtaagctctcacttcaaaaacgtgccaattagcgagatgtaaaattatttcggtgacgcagcgatgcccggCGAAGGTATTCCCGTACAACACgatcacccagctctcgtgctggtaaaggagtgtgaccacacatttgctttttatagagtcgtgatgattcggacggttgattttttcatgatttctatgaaatttatatcaatttaaacattataggtgttgcaacggttataaaaaggttaatttgatTGATTTATATTCAAATactatgaaatgccagaattttcctcTTTACAACACTCctacacggcctctgcgtgtgacgaaacacgagaaattaatccagacaaggaaaggtttgccggcgccggggatcgaacccgcgaccagcgcaaCGGGAGAGCCACGCCTTTACCAGTcgaccaaagaggtaccccctatTGGGTaactgggttatgggaggctcgcccatcaggcaagtcgtgtcactacaattATGcctgtgagaagagaaggaagccataataccaaaatttttgcgatatttcttgtagttctccttttattttttcccctttaaatattgagaggatacttttgacCTTAaacaaatgttttgtagaagatataatcttgtttattagccaatcaaacttaagttatattaatactatggcgagtattatgagtgtccataccatcccacctccctggccgaaccatctccacgggtggggatggttcagacgatttagaaacttgtctttcatcaccaacatctgaaaactggaaatagctacgagtgtcatattagcaacctaaagagccaaatgatggaggaacattttgagatcaacaaaattacactacttctcaaacttctttttctaaaaatatttttctaaaaagtgtccgaatcataccggctctcccctacCACCATGAAGGGAATACTCAATTAATCTTTATCACGGTTTTCCTTCTTCATAGCGTTCCAGTAGCACCATGAAGGGAATAGGCCTACTCAATATCTCTATCacggttttcttttttcatagCTTTCCAATAGGAGAATCCAATATGGAGAATCGCTACGCACCTCCAATGTTGCTCCCACGGCCATTATTAGTAGGTATATATCCTTTCCAAGCTATCACATACTGTTGTGTTACTctagtttttccttcttttattagcTTTCCTGTACCGCAATCATCAGCCTGTATCATTCCACTGCAGGACAAATTAAGGCAGGCCAGGCTCAACTGTTTATCACACCATGCAGGGAATACAAAATCTTtaccactttttccttcttttagctTTCCTGTAGCACCATGCAGGGAATGCTCAatctttatcactttttccttATTCGTAACGTACCTATAGCACCACCAAGGAGAGTATATATATAGTCTCCTTGAGCACCACCTAGGGAATACTCAATCTTTatcactatttttccttcttttagctTTCCTGTACCGCAATCATCAGCCTAGCTGTATCAttccactgcaggacaaaggcaGGCCATGCAGGCTCAACTGTTTATCACTGGTTTCCTTCTTAGCTTTCCTGTAGCACCATGCAGGGAATACTCAATCTTTAtaactgttttccttcttcatagcTTTCTTTTATATACCACCATGAAGGGAATACTCAATATTAATCACGGTTTTCCTTCTTACTAGCTTTCCTATACCACAATCATCAGCCTGTATTATTCCATTGCAAGACAAAGGCTGCGGGCCAGGCTCAACTGTTTATCACTGGTCTCCTCCTTTCAGCTTTCCTGTATCACCATGCATCATCAGCCAGGATGGTGCGTTTCACTGTAGGACAAAAGCCTCTCTCAAAcatttttattaatttctgtTCGTGACTCAAGCTTTTTTCCCATTGGAATATTTAGCTATTTTTGCACAGATTTTATCTCAGgctaattcatctttttttttataaccaTATCCTGCGGAAATAGCCGGATTCTGCAAAAAAAGGTATCATATCATATATCACGTGGTGCAGCGGTTGGTGTGTCTAATTACGAATCTGCGGCCTGGGATTCGAATCCCGGCTTGGGCAGTCGGCGAGCATGCCACCCATTTAATTTTGTTTTACCTTAATTGCTTTCGGGATGACCGCTAAATGGATACCTGCCGagacctgaggaaggtaaactggtaacccagatgtcacactggccctgtctcCCCGGTTAATGAGTTCACGTCCACCACAGCCTCCCAGGGCCAATGGTAGgcaacggagatgaacaccgcggCTACGCACAGCTAACAGCGTATATGCTCACAACTTCACCTTAACCTCACCATTTTAAGGATCATGGCAGCATCTCTAGGTTTGTTCAAATCACGATCTGCTGCATGGGCAGCGCACTGGGCCGCTTGTCACGTGCATGTGTGGGCAGTGTGGCAGAGTGGTGCTCACGGTCATGGCGGTAACAGGATGCTACAATCTACATCGCACCATAGGGGCCCGTCATCATGAGATCATTAACCTTAAGCTGGATAACTGCCATAAACCATTAATATTAAACTGGGAGTCATTCAATTCATTAAGGGCGGCAGTAGCTATACTCCCCTTCGCCCCCACCATGATGACTGGCCTCTCTCAGTGCCCCTATTGGACTTCCCGGCCTCAGTTCGATTCCGGGCCGGGGGTGTCAGTTTACATGCACAGCACGCCACCCCAGTCTCTCAGCTAAAAGGATTTATACCAGTCTGGTCCAGTCACATGTTGATTCAAAAGACTGGACTTAACTATTGGTACCCAGCTGACTTAGGTTCGTTCAGAGCTCACACATACTGGGACATTAACCTAAAGTATTCCAGACTAAATTTCCTTCCTGTGACTCACCTTGGCCAGCCTGTCTTACCTGTCCACAGGACGGGAAGGAGAAAGCACAGTTGTTGTTAAACTCTGTTATTCCTGGTGACTCTTTATTTTGGAGAATTTAGTTTTAATGCAGAGGTTATGTAATTCAGTATAATTAATAATGATGGAACACATACAAGGCATGAAACTTACATGAATGGAGGAATGAATAATTTTTAATATACTCTGTAACACTATATTTAGCAGAAAATACAGCAGTTACACTAAAAAAACACTGAGCTATACTTCCTAATGGGGACTGGTGTTATGAGTGTCTTGTTCTGACTGTACAGACTCTATGTACAATTATTTAAAGATGCAGGGAGAGACATATGATTGTAcgcaaaaatataaaacaaatgtaTTGTGGAAGCGTAAAAAGAAATGCAACGTATAGAAAATGCAGCAAATAAATGCAGCAAGAGGGATAAATCATGACGTTTGTAGTGAAAAATGGTGAACTAAAGTCTTACCACAGCAGTACACGATGAGATACAGTATACAAACAATTACTGGGAATTTATGATCCAGTTGGAGACTGTGGCTGCCAGGCAATACATTATACACACAATCATGttacacaatataacataataaTATACAGCTCACTCAGCAGTCCTCGTCCTGCCATTGTCCTCCTTCCACTTGCCACTCGGTTTTGGCCTTTCATGCTGAAGTCATTCCTGTTCCTCCAGAATCTTTGTTATACCTGAGATTTCTATTGTTatttacaaaatttggtcaggtTACATTTGTTATCGCCCTTATATCACTTACTACACCTATATCTACAGACGTGTAAATAAACTAAGTACGGTTTTTGGATATAAGTCTTTTTGAATTCATTGCGAGTTGCACCGTTCATTAATTCAGTGCAATGTGAGatatggtgaagaggaagaggctcACGGGCTGAACACTCTTAGGGTGCGCATGAGTGCAGTGAGGACCCCCGCCAGGTTGGTGGCCTGGGTCATGAGGGTGTTCATGGAGGGGTGGTCCATGCCCCGCCCTGCCGCACTCAGGGCCGCCCGCACTGTGCTCTGGTAGGTGGTGGCCACGTCACGCACCTTTACCACCACGTTCTGCGTCTGCAGTGGCGTTGTGGTGTGGTGTACCACCTCCTGCGTCACATCCACCATGCGTTGCAGGAGAGCCACGCAGGACGACAGGCACTGCAGCAGCGTGTCCTCAGACTCCGTCGCTGATTTGACAAACAGTTTGGAGGCCGTCACAAACTGCCTCGACTCGCTGGTGAGGGCTTCCCGTGCCTCCTGGAATTTAGCTTCATCCTGGGTGGCAGGTCCCCCATTCCTCTGGGCCTCGGCACACGCTGCCGCCATGTCCGTCAAGGACTTAAGAGACTGACTCACCATCACAGAAAAGCGGCGGAAGGCATCCCTGGAAGCGGGCGGCATCACCTCAAtgtcctctgcctcctccagGGAGTCTTGATCAAAGCTGCCAGAGTCTAAGGAGTCATCCAGCTCAGTCCCATTTGGGGTCTTACCATTGACCATCTTGCTCTTTGGGGAGAGCTTTGGGGAGGAGGTCTGCAGGGGTGCCACCTCATTGTTGAGGCTGTTCTTCAAGGCCACATTGGCAGTGGTGTCTGGCCGGGgcagcctggtggtggtggaagtcttCTCTGCCGCTCTCACAGGGCTCTTGACACCATTGGTGGTTGGGGGAGAGGCTGCCGTCCTGCGGGGTGACTGACTAGTCTTGGCAGGGAGCTGTGGTTTATCCTCTGAAGGGACTGATTTCCTGCCTGTCTTTGGGCTCTTCTGAGGGGAATGATTCCCCCCTTTTGGGGAAgtaggggagggggcaggggccTTTCCTGTGGGACTGGGAGTGGCCAGTTTGACTGCCTGGCGGGGTCGGTGGGTTGTTGGGAGGTTGtttgtgggggaggtggtggggctGAGCTGAGGCTTGCGGAGTCTGGAGGGCACTGAAGGCGGCTTCTCGGAGCTGTCTGGTGAGGGACTCCTGATGACTTTGTGGGAGGGGGAAGGCGTCCGGACACTCTTGTTGAGGGGCGAATGCTTCCCTGTATCCTGGGAGGTCAAACAAAAGGAGTTAGAAATGCTACAGTTCAAGATCCATGCTTATACTAATAATATTTTCaagtgtgtattatatatatgccATAATTAAGTAAAAACCTTATGTATTGTTGAAAAAACAGACCTATGAAACAGCATGCTACTATAGTACATATTTACTACAACATACTGTATTCACAAGTAGATAAGTTAGTGATGAAGGTGACATGGAGAGGTTGGTTACCTGGGAGGGGCTGCGTGGAAGTGGAGGCTTTGTGGAGGTCTTTGTGCCGTTCCTCGGAGGCAACTCAGGTGGGTCCTCATCCTGGTCGAGGCTCTTGAGGGACGCTGACTTGACGGTGAccatgctggaggaggaggtgagggagtcaTTGCTCGACGCCACACTCTGCTTAGAGGGTGACCCAGGGGAGGTCTTGACTTGGCTCAGGTCCTCACTAGAGGCTGAGGATTTGGTGCTCTTGGTGGGAGACTTGAGGATGGTGTTGGAGGCGGAGTGGCCCAGAACATTGGTTTGGGAGGCAGATTTGGCCAAGTTTCCCGTACTCATAGAGATACTTCTTTGGATTTTTGATGGAGGGTTGGAAGGGAGGGATTTCTTTGGGTGGGTGAGGGTGCCTGTGCGGGTGATAGGGGTacgggggggtggagggggcgggGACTCATCGTCTTTAGCTTCTGCCTTGCTGGTTGGCACTGTCATTTGGCGCTGGAGTGTGGAGGGCcgctggagggaggaggtggaccaggaggtaggggagggggcAGAGGCAGCTCCAGTGCTAAAGGTTCTGACTCTGGACAAGACTGACGGTTGCCTGGAGTCATGGGTCTCACctacaccctccctcaccccctcactgGCATTTGCATTTGCCAGCTGCTTGCGCTTGAGGGTGTCGAAGCTCTTGAACATCTTATCGTTCTCCTCTAAGGCCTGTGCAAGCTTGGCGTCCAGCTCATACCCCCCCGTGGAGTTGTTGGACCTAAGGCTGTCGTACCCAGATGAGTCACTCGGGGACTGTGAGTTGTCTTTGCTGAGCCGGAGGAGCAGCTGCCGGTTGTCAACAGAGGCACTAGAGGTAGGTGGGCTGACGTAGGGTGTCCGCACAGGGGACTCAAATCGCCGCTGAAGTGACGCAACCTTCCCGGACCGCTTTGGCATGGTCTCGGAGCTGACCCGTACCTCCCCCACCTCATGGTCTTTCTCTCCTACCCCCTCCAAGTCACTCCCATCCTCACACATCTGCAAGAAACAAGAGTATTACATTCTATATCCATTAGTTTATGATCCAATAGTATTCTTTGAATGGTACTAGTTAGAAAAGGTCCTATTAGGAGATTTTGAATACCACTAAAATCAACAAAAGTACTAATCCAATAATCATATAAACGCACCCCAACAAATCAATTAAGAGTTTCATACACAAACGTACCTTACTGATTCCTTCTTTGGCTTCGTACAGTCGCCGGATGATGTCCGACGACCGGTTGTCCTTCTCATCCGAGGTCGGGGGTGGCGGGATGATGAAGGCAGAGATATCGTACTCTCCTCCCATCCGACTCCGACTTTCAGCGTATGACTGAAGATCCTGCACCAAAAAACACAAACCATGAAAACACAAATACAGTATGtacctttaaccccttcactccggcgacaccAACGTCGGCGTCCGACAGGCGTCCGACGCCATCACCGTTagttctcttctaaacctcttaatcctcttccatttcctcttaatcctcttctaaacctcttaagacgaaatggaagaggattaagaggaatttagaagagaattaagaggtttagaagagggttaatcctcttccatttcctcttgaccctttccatactgtgatgctgacgtctgcatcacggatggaaagggttaagacatACCATTGAAATTGTCGATAATATGATGATGTGAATATGCATAATCTCTTTTTCCATACATTTCAATTAGTAGAGTTTAGCTGGAGACTCACCACAGAGCCttcagggggaggagggatggtaagGTTGGCAATGAAGGAGTCgatgtcttccccttcctccaggtGAATGCCCAGTTGACGCAGGGCAGCCAGGGTGAAGTTGGGCTCCCTACCGTTGCTTCCTGAAACCCTGTTGCCCGCGATAGGAGAGAAAACGGTCTCGCTGGTGCTGGTATTGAGGCTGCTGAGGGAAGTGCTGTCCTCAGTGTCACTTGCTCCTATTagcaaagaaacagaaagaatatTAATATGAATGCCAAAGGATCTAAAGAAGGGGACACACTAAGTAACTACGTATATGTGAAGCAAGGAAACAATGAAACGGACCACCCCTGTATTTCCTAAAGGCTGACCTGTGTTGGAGTCTGAATAACAGGCGAGGGAGTCGTGGTCCAGCCAGCTTGGGTTGGTGAGGGAGCGCAGGTCTCCCAGGTCCTGCTCCAGTGCCTTCAGCTCCTTCTCCAGCGTCTCCCGGTCAGCGAAGGGCGTGGGGGGTGTGCTGACTTGTGGGGGGAACACCTTTGTGCCATCCTGGGGAGAGGGAGATTGTTAGTGGAAAAAGTCAAAGGGACACAAATAGTACTTTCATAAACCTTTTGAATGTGTTCAAAGCAAAAACTTGTGAGGAAAAGGATGTGGTTGATTTTGTCACTATTAAATCATGACTATCTATGCATGAGCTGTTACAAATGATAGGAACATTACATAAAACACTACTACAGATAAATAAAATGCTGTCACCGATGAATACGAACAACACATGAAACATTATAGGAACTAACCTCGTCcggggtgatggggggagggatCATGGTGAGGTCGATGATGTCAGGGTCAAGGTAGAGTGTGCCCTCCGCGAAGGTGTACGGGAGGCCAGAGTTGTCCTCCAGCTGTTTGATGAGTGCTCGAATGTCATCCTCGCGGCTTTGGATGTTGAGGGGCAGGTTGTCAGGGGAGTGGAGGCCGAAGGAAGACCCGCTTGGCTTGAGGACTGACGAGGGGCGCTGGGGAACCTTGCCAGCTGTGGGGGTAAAGGTTTTGGAGCAATGATTTGGAATACAATGAATGACTTGCTTTGATCTTTACACTCTTTCCTGCATTTTTTTGAAGGTTTGAAGGTTAGTTGAAGATACATATGGCAACAGAAGAGTACTTtgtaaggaaggaagtgagatatGGGTATGTTAATATAACCAATCTtaactttacttctttctctcttcttctctcctctcccttcaatcAAGGTACTTTAAAAGGCACTCAGCACCCACCTGGTCGATGGGCCGGACTCTGGTTGGGTGTGGACTGAGAGTCGGTGTCGCTGCCAGATCGCTCCTCACTTTCCACTACCTCGCCATTTGGCAACATCTTCTGACCCTGAAAGAATAATGAGCTTTAGTTAATACACAAATTTACCCTTTGGAAATGAGATACAACATGTCAACTTCCAGCCCAGCGCTGTATAAAGAGAATGagtgatgaaaaaatgaaaagatactTGGTAAAGATCCACTGAGACatagaaacagagacaaagaaaagagggaaaggggaaaatgttTGAAGAGGAAAATGTCCAGAGGGGAAAATGTCCGGCACCCTCATTCACCTGGGTCAGAAGCAGGAGTGAGTCAGAGTGCTTGAGTCGGCCATACTGGTCTGAGCGCACACTCTCCGTCTCCGTCGTCTCCCCGTCAGCATCACTCAGGTAGTTCTCGGCGTCCTCCACCAGCTGCTGCAATTCCGCCACCCTTCGTATCACCTGCACACCCAAGGAAAAACCAGGTATTAGCAACACATCCCCTAAGACTCAAACATACCTTACAGACTCCTAAAACTTCTAGTGTATTTCAAGGTTATATGGCAGAGGTATATGACATCAAGCAAAGTATTTCATGATCTTATATTGAAAGGTGCTACAAGTCTACTAGGTTAGCTGGCTGCAACTTATTTACAGTGCTGTTAACTATGGATATTCCTCTAAACAAGCTGGTATGGTCATCAAGTTGGCCAGGAGTGCAGCCAACGCAGCCCCGAGTAATGGGACTCATGCCTCATTGGTTAGTTGATGACTTGCGGCTGTGCTTGAGTTAGTATCGGTCAAGGCTCACATGCAACTGGGCGGAGGCTCCTATAAGCAACTGGCCAATCATAATCAAAGTTCCTGTCACCATTTTTTGCCTTAGCTTCCACTAGACCCGTGGGGAGGAGGGTGTTGGCGGACTTGGTGGTTAGCAGGGGTTGGGGTTATAATTTAGACCTGAGTAGTAGTGAACCAAATGACTCACCAAGCAGCACTAATTAAATGCTTTTACTAAACTTTGTGAGGGTTTAAGAAGCTGCTACACTATGAGCTTcaattttatctttccttctacaATGATTTCCGTACTTTGCAATAAAAAAATATCTGTTGTATTATTTAAGCCATAAACTATACTATATCTATACCACATCCcactataactctctctctctctctctctctctctctctcttgctcttgctcgctcgctctcgctctctcttcggtTGACTGATAGTAAAAGTCAATCCACAGTGTTGAGGAAAGCCGCAACACCCATAACAACACTTCCTGCTGCCTGCCGAGTGCCACTGTCCTGTTCCCACGCCGTCAGTGCCACACCACCATCTTTCCGGCACTGTCACACCTTTGTCACAGTAGTCTAACCATAACTGAACCATAACTGAACTACCTAATACTTGGAAAGGTGTGTAAGTCTATATCAATTTTGTGAAGGAGTCGGCAGTAGTTCCTTTTTTGCTGCTTGCTTTGATACATAacattttttttggtatttttcttaagTGATGACAATGCATCCTGTGAATAAGGTAGCTACTTGACATATGAATTCTTTGTGTTAAGTAAGTTGTGCATTATTCAACAGCAAAACAAGCAGCATTCCAGACAAAAGGTTTTTCTGAGTGTATGAATAAGCTGTCTGTTGCTGCTGGTGATAGGCAACATATCTACCTAGGGTGTTCTCGCATCTCTGTCTTTTCTGTCCCTTTTATACGTCTGTCTGTCATCATGCAAAAACAAAATCAGGGACACACCCAAATTATGCACCGCCAGGGGTCGCCATTAACCGTTATCTTTGTATTGTTGCTGTGATTCACGACTTTTTTGTCATTATTGGCAATCAATGACTAATGCAAATTCGGAAtgccacccccccttccccccacccactGGATGTGTCCCTGACGTAATTGACAGCTCAcacatgtgcacacacacacacacacacacacacacacacacacacacgtaaaccgGAAGTCCTAAATAGAAGGTAATTATGGTGTTATTCACAAATgcagcaggaaaaaaaatattattcccCAATCAGTCTatttgcaaggaaaaaaaaaaaaaatccatacacAGCTGATTGAGGCACACATCCTTTTCCAAACCTGAACGAGTCTAAACCTTTGTAAATCAACACCCATATAAACAATCTATATAAACCTAAATGCAAAACGAACTCATAACCACGAAaccaacaaagaaataaaaaacgcAATTAACTTGCTCTATATAATCTGTAGCGAATAATAACGACATTTGGCTTTGAATAATACTAATAGCCTttgtctctttcccctctttaccggCTGCTAGGGTCAAAGAGAAGCTCGGTGCACATTCATTTGGCAGAACAACAAAGCTGACCCTTGTGGCTGAGAGGGGAGTCACGAGGCGCGTTCAAAATGTGCCTGACTGAGGGAGCAGCAGATGAGTGGgcgaggggaggggtgagagggggaaggggaaggggaggggaggatgaggagagggggacggaaggatgaggagaggggaagagggggatggaaggatgaggagagggggagaggggaaaggggaaggaaggagaggggaagaggggaatgagaggagagggcgaagggaacgggaatagaggggaagagggacaggaggaggaggggaggaacgggaggagaggggaaaagggacaggaggaagaggggaggaacgggaggagaggggaagagggataggaggaggagaggggatggggaacgggaggaaaggggaaaggaaacgggaggagagatgggagggaacaggaggtgaggggagagggagactaatggagaggggaaagagaggggaaactgAGGGGAGCTGTGTGATGAAGGACAATGTTTTGCTTTCATTAAGGGCAAACAACTACATTAAAGGACtacaattaaaacacacacacacacacaaaggaaaataTTTTGTGTGCTgcgtcgttgtgtgtgtgtgtgtgtgtgtggatgttttTCATTGTAGGGAGTAGAAACGTGAATATGCGATGAgtcagctgtgtgtgtgcgtgtgtacgtattTCAAACTTTTCCACTTgttattgttgagagagagagagagagagagagagagagagagagagagagagagagagagagagagagagagagagagagagagagagatgagggagggggagggatttgAAACGTTCTATGTATTTCGAGCAAACTATTTTTACTCCCCACAGCaaaacgtgtaaaaaaaaaacaaaaaaaaaaaacagctgacagGTAACAAAACAGaaccccgtcccttcccctccaaaaaaaaaaaaaaaaaaagagaattacaaCGTTGCCGCTCCGCTTTTaaaacgtaaatacaaatgaaaacaAGTACAGGGTGTTAATCACAATCTACAATGCAAAGTGAAGGCATTAACTAAACCAAAAatctttaaataaaaaaaataataatcatggcAAATATATTCGTAGttttcatatattctttttttctcatgttattctgagacaaaaaaaaatattatacgtAAACAAGGCTCCTAAAATGAATGGATAACCTAACATTTCTATGCTGCTTTTAAACGTGACCAAATTTTATCACGACTTATTCATAAACACACTAACTAAAAACCTCAATTACTCATCAAATATCAATCACCTTTATGAACTGACAAGGGTAGCTACGTTATCTTTCATTCACTCACATACATCAGGTCATCAGGTCAAGCTAGGTCAGGTGTGGTCATGTTAGGAGGGAACGTTAGGGTGGGTTGGGGGAAGCGAATTGTTGGTTAGCATAATAaagatgcaggtggtggtggtggtggtggtggtcagggtggGGGGAGTGGTAGGGATTGGTGAAAgacgaataaaagaagagaagagaaagacaagaagaaaagggaagaaaagaaaagaagataaaatgagagaagagaaaagataaaa encodes the following:
- the LOC126995933 gene encoding uncharacterized protein LOC126995933 isoform X2, whose product is MGNKHSSGKCQCPKNVKKNKHHHHHHHNTHHHHQDGQQGGGGGGVGGGGGGGGGGGVGGQCGGKQGLSSQPERQQKHHTSAHTNVVHCQTGHASQTSSWLPPLENWDSGGVGLPYGWEAATDKEGKQYFINHLNKTTTYEDPRKDYLDEPPQPRHIDLVRDPEMGFGFVAGSEKPVIVRFVTEGGPSEEKLLPGDQILMINGEDVKKAPRDHVIQLVRSCKDRVQLTVTQPPLDNSARKSALLSAAKKQRLKSNPSRVRFAESVDINGSPSYSPSNFNSSESTTPFMPNVLKVFLENGQTKSFKYDSSTTVGDVLDSLHQKLGIKCPEHFSLVVEHVKSLRRNKLTLLDPRETLSRIAARPGAQHLRCLYRVTFVPRDAYDLLRKDSMAFEYLYLQCCNDVIQERFSPELKYDVALRLAALHIQQHALSNNMSSKVSVKNIERDCGLERFVPASLVDSMKRKELRKLLSHFLKINSSLTTPGQKQLTALQAKLHYLKIISDLPSYGAKCFSTNMKDTNMETVILVSPRFGISQITGIRNSMPEALCEIEQVTAVRVSREDELSFRVELSLKDPDKENLLLSLEERDAEELVLVLQGYYRLLTENPLPLTHARDRHAHDQAPPYHSRHKVAAASWSYAAPTNEEEDSRGGGGDQPDRYVDLSLAPPYKPPPEGYKVPNGHLPGIDMEETGVYVNSRRHNLLDSNMNKTNSVYENTHDPSGGGSPTPPHYAHPAHTHSPQPASPARHGLDAKKVHFSLTGTQRQDDRVCEARNEEVIRRVAELQQLVEDAENYLSDADGETTETESVRSDQYGRLKHSDSLLLLTQGQKMLPNGEVVESEERSGSDTDSQSTPNQSPAHRPAGKVPQRPSSVLKPSGSSFGLHSPDNLPLNIQSREDDIRALIKQLEDNSGLPYTFAEGTLYLDPDIIDLTMIPPPITPDEDGTKVFPPQVSTPPTPFADRETLEKELKALEQDLGDLRSLTNPSWLDHDSLACYSDSNTGASDTEDSTSLSSLNTSTSETVFSPIAGNRVSGSNGREPNFTLAALRQLGIHLEEGEDIDSFIANLTIPPPPEGSVDLQSYAESRSRMGGEYDISAFIIPPPPTSDEKDNRSSDIIRRLYEAKEGISKMCEDGSDLEGVGEKDHEVGEVRVSSETMPKRSGKVASLQRRFESPVRTPYVSPPTSSASVDNRQLLLRLSKDNSQSPSDSSGYDSLRSNNSTGGYELDAKLAQALEENDKMFKSFDTLKRKQLANANASEGVREGVGETHDSRQPSVLSRVRTFSTGAASAPSPTSWSTSSLQRPSTLQRQMTVPTSKAEAKDDESPPPPPPRTPITRTGTLTHPKKSLPSNPPSKIQRSISMSTGNLAKSASQTNVLGHSASNTILKSPTKSTKSSASSEDLSQVKTSPGSPSKQSVASSNDSLTSSSSMVTVKSASLKSLDQDEDPPELPPRNGTKTSTKPPLPRSPSQDTGKHSPLNKSVRTPSPSHKVIRSPSPDSSEKPPSVPSRLRKPQLSPTTSPTNNLPTTHRPRQAVKLATPSPTGKAPAPSPTSPKGGNHSPQKSPKTGRKSVPSEDKPQLPAKTSQSPRRTAASPPTTNGVKSPVRAAEKTSTTTRLPRPDTTANVALKNSLNNEVAPLQTSSPKLSPKSKMVNGKTPNGTELDDSLDSGSFDQDSLEEAEDIEVMPPASRDAFRRFSVMVSQSLKSLTDMAAACAEAQRNGGPATQDEAKFQEAREALTSESRQFVTASKLFVKSATESEDTLLQCLSSCVALLQRMVDVTQEVVHHTTTPLQTQNVVVKVRDVATTYQSTVRAALSAAGRGMDHPSMNTLMTQATNLAGVLTALMRTLRVFSP